The proteins below come from a single Orcinus orca chromosome 6, mOrcOrc1.1, whole genome shotgun sequence genomic window:
- the OGN gene encoding mimecan has protein sequence MKTLKSTLLLFLFVPLIKPAPPSQQDSRIIYDYGTDNFEESLFSRDYEDKSLDGKSIKEKETTIIIPDEKGFQLQKDESTKPLSPKKENDEMPTCLLCVCLSGSVYCEEVDIDAVPPLPKESAYLYARFNKIKKLTAKDFADIPNLRRLDFTGNLIEDIEDGTFSKLSLLEELTLAENQLLKLPVLPPKLTLFNAKYNKIKSRGIKANTFKKLNNLSFLYLDHNALESVPLNLPESLRVIHLQFNNITSITDDTFCKANDTSYIRDRIEEIRLEGNPIILGKHPNSFICLKRLPVGSYI, from the exons ATGAAGACTCTGAAATCTACACTTCTCCTGTTCCTGTTTGTGCCTCTCATAAAGCCAGCACCACCATCTCAGCAGGATTCACGCATTATCTATGATTATGGAACAGATAATTTTGAAGAAAGCTTATTTAGCCGAGATTATGAGGATAAATCCCTGGATGGAAAAAGTATTAAG gaaaaagaaactaCGATAATAATACCCGATGAGAAAGGTTTTCAATTACAAAAAGATGAGAGTACAAAACCATTATCccccaagaaagaaaatgatg AAATGCCCACATGCCTGCTATGTGTTTGTTTAAGTGGCTCTGTATACTGTGAAGAAGTTGACATTGATGCTGTACCACCCTTGCCAAAGGAATCAGCCTATCTTTATGCAcgattcaacaaaattaaaaagttgacTGCCAAAGATTTTGCAGACATAC CTAACTTAAGGCGACTTGATTTTACGGGAAATTTGATTGAAGATATAGAAGACGGTACTTTTTCAAAACTTTCACTGTTAGAAGAACTTACACTAGCTGAAAATCAACTACTGAAACTTCCAGTTCTCCCTCCCAAGCTTACTTTATTTAATGCAAAATACAACAAAATCAAGAGTAGAGGAATCAAAGCAAATACTTTCAAA AAATTGAATAACCTCTCCTTCCTCTACTTGGACCACAATGCCCTGGAATCTGTGCCTCTTAATTTACCAGAAAGTCTGCGTGTAATTCATCTTCAG tttaacAACATAACTTCAATTACAGATGATACATTCTGCAAGGCTAATGACACCAGTTATATTCGGGACCGCATTGAAGAGATACGCTTGGAGGGCAATCCCATCATCCTGGGAAAACATCCCAACAGTTTTATCTGCTTAAAAAGATTGCCTGTAGGGTCATACATTTAA